The nucleotide window GGGCACAGCGTGCTGCGCACCTCCACGGCCGGGACGGCCGCGACGGCCCTTCTCCTGGGGCGCACGGGCCGCTGGGGCTAGGTCCAATGCCGTTCGGTTAGCCGTCCGGTGGGCTTGGCAATGCGTTGATCTCGATGTGGACGGTGGTCCTGTGGGTGCGGTGGTCGATGTTGCGGCCGACGGCGCGGTACTTGGAGCTGATCGCTCGTTTCTTCACGCGGGGCCGGGACCGGTCTCGGCGGGCGGGTAGGAGGCCGTTGAGTATGGCGGTGCCGATCCGGCCGACGAGGTCGATCCTGGTGTGGGGGATGATGCCGGCGGCACGGATGATCTGGTCACGTGCCGTGTTCAGCGCGATGGTGAATGCGGTGCGGTCGGGGTCGATGTTGGGCCGGTGCAGGACGGCGTCGCTCATCGCGGTGCGTAGTGCCTGGTAGGCGACCAGAAGCGCCCAGGTTTCCTGGGTGACGGCTGCCGGGTAGCGGCCGCGCAGGACTCTGCCGCCGAGGATGGTCGATTTCAGCTCGCAGTAGCTGGTCTCGATCTCCCAGCGTTCGCGGTAGAGCCTGACCAGAGCGGTGGCGGGTGCCTCGTCGGGGTCGAGCAGACTGGTGACGAGCCGGTAGGTGCTGTGGGTGGCGGGACGCTTGTCGGCGCCGTCGGTGGGGGCGAGGGTGATGGTGGCGTCGATGACGCGGACGGTGACTTCGCCTATGCGGGACAGGAACGTTCCGTCGGGCAGACGACGCAGGATCGGCAGCTTGAGCGCGGTGCTGTGGGTCTTGGCGCGGATGAGGAAGTCCGCGCCCGTGGACGCGACCGTGCGCACGAAGGCGGTGGCTGAGAAGTTCCGGTCACCCAGAAGCAGCGTCCCGGGCCGTAGTGCTCCGGTCGTGCCCGCGGTGGTGATCAGGTCTCGGGCGTAGGTCAGCTCGCCGGTCGCGTCGGTGCCGAAGACGGCGTCCATGAGGGTTCGGGTCCCGCAGGCCACCAGCGTGACCAGGCGCAGCATCGGGTATCCGGACGGCCCGTTCTGTCCTGCCTTCGCCTTGGGGAACACCGCGAGGTTCGCGGGTGTGTCCGGCAGGGCGAGCTGGGTTCCGTCGATCGCGACGACCAGCCTGCCCGCGAACCGTGTCGTCTGTGTCGCGGTCACCGCTGCGGGGCCTTTGACCAGGTCGAACAGTGCTTTCAATGGTTTGGGGCCGACCCGTCGCATCGCGGCCGTGATCGATGAACCCGCTGGCACGGGCAGCGGCGCGGGCAGTGAGGCGGTCAGCCGGGACCAGATCCCGGTCCAGCCGAGCCCGGTGAACAGTGCGCCTGCGAGCAGGAGGTAGACCACCACCCGCGACGGCAGCCGTCGAACCCGCTGCTGCAGACCACCTGCGGATGCGAGTGCCTCGTCGACTAGATCGAACGGGACAACCTGGGTCAACTCGCCCAAGTGCCCCACGGCAAAGACACCGGGGGCATGCGTAATGACAGAATCAGACACTGCAGCCCTTGTGGAGGAACACGAGTCTTGGCGGACCCGAGAACCACTACAGGGGCTGCACCCGTATCACCAGCCGAAACGCCGAGAGTTTGCGCCGCTGACCGAACCCCTAACCGAACGGCATTGGGGCTAGGTCCTGTCTGGAGTTCCCCCGCGGCGTCGCGGCGTCCGGCACCGCCGCCTCCGGCGTTGTCGTCAGTCGCGAGGGCTCCGCCATCGCTCCCTCCTCCGCCTTGGATTCGACGGCACCGGACGCCGCTCTTTCTCCCGCGCTGGAACTCCAGACAGGACCTAAGGCCTTCCGTCTGGATCGTGCCGGGCTCGCGGGGGCCTGATCCGGCCTGATCCAAACGAAAGACCCTGCGTCTCGTCGGGTGCGGCGACGGGCTTCACCGGTTCCGCCGCCCCGTCCCGGATAGCATGCCCACGTACCGATCATCAGCGACCGAGGAGGCCGTGCCATGGCGGGAGAGCCGCAGTCCGACTGCCTGTTCTGCAAGGTCGTCACGGGAGAGATCCCGGCGACCATCGTCCGCGAGAGCGACACCACCGTCGCCTTCCGCGACATAAACCCACAGGCGCCGACGCACGTGCTGGTCATCCCGAAGGCCCACTACCGGGACGCCGCCGCGCTCGCCGCCGCAGAGCC belongs to Streptomyces finlayi and includes:
- a CDS encoding histidine triad nucleotide-binding protein encodes the protein MAGEPQSDCLFCKVVTGEIPATIVRESDTTVAFRDINPQAPTHVLVIPKAHYRDAAALAAAEPGIAADVLRESGLVAADEKITDTGYRIVLNTGSGAGQTVFHAHAHVLGGRGLQWPPG
- a CDS encoding IS4 family transposase; protein product: MGHLGELTQVVPFDLVDEALASAGGLQQRVRRLPSRVVVYLLLAGALFTGLGWTGIWSRLTASLPAPLPVPAGSSITAAMRRVGPKPLKALFDLVKGPAAVTATQTTRFAGRLVVAIDGTQLALPDTPANLAVFPKAKAGQNGPSGYPMLRLVTLVACGTRTLMDAVFGTDATGELTYARDLITTAGTTGALRPGTLLLGDRNFSATAFVRTVASTGADFLIRAKTHSTALKLPILRRLPDGTFLSRIGEVTVRVIDATITLAPTDGADKRPATHSTYRLVTSLLDPDEAPATALVRLYRERWEIETSYCELKSTILGGRVLRGRYPAAVTQETWALLVAYQALRTAMSDAVLHRPNIDPDRTAFTIALNTARDQIIRAAGIIPHTRIDLVGRIGTAILNGLLPARRDRSRPRVKKRAISSKYRAVGRNIDHRTHRTTVHIEINALPSPPDG